The region ATGGTCTTAGGTTTGCCTCGAGTAATTCTACAAGAAAAAATGTTAGAACTCCTTCTAGTGTCATTTCAGGGTCcttctatgctgacatggcatcttttttttttttttttttttttttttactaaaaaaggagagaaaaattaagttatagttttttttattaaaatagggTGCCATATCAGCATAGAAGGACACCAGATCGAAGGAGTTTTAGCATTTCTTTTCAACGAGTTTTTCTTGTATCCATTTAATAGTGATGTGACTTTTTAATTACCATTTCATAAAAAAGAgtctaatgacaaaaattacATCATTATTGGAtgaagactaaaaaaaaaaataaaaatttctagcAATATTACTCGTCTGCCCTGCATGCACTCCTATTTAAACCAAGCAAACTTTCCCTCTTGATCACCATCATCCCTCCAAGTCTCTctcccattctctctctctctctcttcgctATGGAGTTAACTTCTTCTATGGACTGGAGCTGGTGTCTGTTTGCACTCCCAGCTGTTGTGGAAAGCCAAAACTTGTTctgtttggttttcttttctatcttcaTAGCCCTTTTCTCAGTTACCTTTCTAACCTGGGCTTTCTCCACTGGAGGGTTTGCCTGGAAAGATGGCAGGAACCAAATGGGTCAGGTCCCGATTCCTGGACCTAGAGGCCTGCCTCTCTTTGGCAGTTTATTCAGCTTGAGCCAGGGCTTGGCTCATCGAACTCTTGCTCGCATGGCTTCTTCTAGCCGTGCTACCCAGCTCATGGCTTTTAGCTTGGGCTCAACCCCTGCCGTTATCACCTCCGATCCCAAAATTGCTCGTGAAATCTTGACGTCTCCCCATTTCGCCAACCGCCCGATTAAGCAATCTGCTAAGACCCTGATGTTCACCAGGGCCATTGGGTTTGCGCCAAATGGAACATACTGGCGGCTCCTAAGAAGGATTGCATCAGCTCACCTATTTGCGTCAAAGCGCATTGCTGCTCACGAAGCTGGCCGCCAGATTGACTGCGCCACCATGTTGCGTGCCATCGCCAATGAGCAATCACTTCATGGTCTCGTTTCCTTACGAAAGCACCTTCAAGCTGCGGCGCTTAGCAACATTATGGGGACCGTATTTGGAAAAAGATACAACCTCACGTGCGAAAATGCCGAGGCTGAAGAATTGCATGAGATTGTTAGAGAAGGGTTTGAGCTCTTAGGGTCTTTCAACTGGTCTGATTATCTCCCATGGCTCAGCTACTTTTACGACCCTTTTCATATCAACGAGCGCTGCTCAGCTCTTGTCCCTCGTGTCAGAAAGCttgtaaagaaaataatagaTGAGCACCGGCATGTTGGCTCGAGCCGGCTCTCTGATAATTCAGATTTTGTTCATGTTCTACTCTCTTTGGAAGGGGATGAGAAACTTGAAGAAGATGACATGGTGGCTGTCTTATGGgtttgtataaaatttaattagaaTTATTCTCTTTGTGGGTTTtattatttccttattttttttcctttgcgCATGCAGGAAATGATCTTCCGTGGTTCTGATACAACTGCACTTTTAACTGAGTGGGTCATGGCCGAGCTGGTTTTGAACAATGATGCGCAAAACAAGCTTCACCATGAGCTTGACTTTCTTGTGGGAAACAAAAATGTCACAGATGCTGATGTGGCTAAATTGCCCTACCTTCAAGCTGTCATAAAAGAAACCCTACGTCTCCACCCACCTGGGCCCCTCCTCTCATGGGCCCGGATGTCCACGTCGGACGTCAACCTCAGTAACGGCATGGTGGTGCCCGCCAACACTACGGCCATGGTTAACATGTGGTCGGTTACCCATGACCCAAAAGTGTGGGAGGACCCTTTGGTGTTCAAGCCAGAGAGGTTCTTGAAGAGTGAAGGGGGTGCTGACGTGGACCCCAGGGGAGGGGACCTCAGGCTTGCACCCTTTGGGGCTGGTCGTAGGGTGTGTCCTGGCAAGAACCTAGGGCTCGTCACTGTAAGCCTTTGGGTGGCTAAGTTGGTGCACCAGTTCAAATGGGTTCAAGACAAGGCTAACCCAGTTGGCCTAACTGAGATCCTGAAGTTGTCTTGTGAGATGAAGAACCCTCTCTTTGCTGTGGCTGTTCCAAGGAATGGGTTTGCTACGACTCAAAAAAATCTGGGTGAAGAATAAAACTGATGGACGACGGTAGATACTATGGCTAGCTCCACATATTGGTTGGTGTAACAGCTAGCAGAATGTTTCAGAGAATGTTCTCTTTGCAACCAAGATACTAAATAATTAAGTTGATGTGTGAAAAGTGTGTGTTTGTTAAAGTTGATGTTATTGTTTGTgagaaatataataataaattgagatttgattcttgtactacaccatcacaacaactatACAACAACCCCTTACATGAGAATGGACCTTAGTGTGTGAAAcacaccctcatgtgaggagttgttgtgcagttgttgtattgatgttgtaaatctaacattttcctaataaattttgagtaatgtttcttacacaactctcacacaacttttgcacaactctaactactttttgttatgatcaaccattggatttgttttccaacatgtgggtcctagatattcaatggctgattttaaaagaaagttgttagagttgtgtaaaagttgtacaaaaattgtgtaagaaactTTACTCATAAATTTTTGGTTGTctattttgaaaagtgtgtaTATGTTAGTTAGCCCTTGTTAATTAGCGTATGGAAAAACTGTCATGCTAGTTTGTACGTATAACCCccaacccaaaagaaaagagtaaacaaaaagcctatatatatatatatatgttaatcttGACTTTTTTCTGTACAATTACGTATAGGGTTCATTTGAAAGTTGAAACGGTATATTAGTTCCATTTAGCCCCTTTTGCAGGTTGATATAAAAATTTGCTTCTAGCTTGAATAATACAAAAACCTAGGGCAACATCATGATCTCTCAAGATTATCGAAGAAATAAAATCCTTTAGCTGCCCGCACGTGTGCAAACCAAGACGCATAGACAGATTATCCATTGGGATCTATATTATGGCTAACATAATCTATTGACTTGCTGACAAATATGAATTAGATTTGTAATCTTTGCATACTGATTACAGATTATTGGaggtaatataatatatatgtttatcgATAGTCccaatataataatatatatagtcccatattatatatgcatatacgCAAAGCTCATAGAAAACTTAGCTAGGTAGACGTGTCACTTCAAGGAATTGCCACAGGAATGTGGACCTAATTACATGGGTCACCGACGATGAGGAGTTCAATACGTTTCCTTTATAATTAAGCTCTAGCTATCAACCACCGTGTTGATCACTAAATGCACCAGAAAAAAAGGTTGGTACTTCTATTAGAAATGATCTAATTTTGTTTATCTCATGTCCAAGATAATAATAGTTGTTTAGCTAATGTTGTTTATCTCGCATCTGAATAACAATTATAATGGAAAAATGTGACTTGCACATCTCTTGTGCATAATTTTGTACACAGATTACTCAAttgattttcaattaaaattaatagGGGAGGAAATAGATGAGAGGTgtgcaaaagagaaaaagaaaaaaaacaaaaaagcgtAGATAACACTATTGATCATATCGTTATATATAAGGCTGTCAATGAACTAATTAAACCATACATAAGCAGTTCGAGTTCAACTTATATAAACTCGACTCAAATTGGTTCATTTCTTTAAACGAACCAAGCTTCCAGAAATTTAAGCtggtttaattattaaataagtcAAATTCGAATAAACTTAGTTTGACTTGCCTAAGCTCTCGTAtaactttattttcattattttaatgaGAATATGATCTTAAGTATAAACAGAATtctcttttataaataatatgataGGTATAGCTTGAATCCTTGTGATTATGACTCTTAATATAATGTGTATGAGGGGGTGGTTTATATTGTTAAACATACATATAGACTTGAGATTGGATCATTTAATATTCAAGATAAGATTATAAGATATAATATAGATAAGCCATTTCATGATACAAAAACCAGTACAATAGAAGGGGGTAGTAATAGATCTTTTTAAATGGAAAACTACGCATACCCCCATCAAGCTAACATCACATTGTCATATTAGAAActcctacaattttaaagaaatcgtagattctcaaattacaaaTTTTGGCCGTTTCTAAGCATCGAAACGTTTGTAAAATGCCATATTTTACATTTgagaatttaatatattttcatgaAGTTCTTCCtctttatgttgtaaaaaattttgatCCAAAAATTATCTTTTGGTTTTCTGAAAAACAAGTCTGTACAAAAGTGAAGAATAAGCTTTTTGGGAGGAAAATTCTTTCTAACTGCCTCGATAACATGCCtcatttttaaaatgtgataTTTTCTAAGTGCTTCGATGCCTAAAAAGGGCCTAGATtctataatttgagaatctacaatttctttaaaattggaGGGGATCCTAATCCCACATTGTCAATGCATGTCCCCCCATACTATATATTAATTGAGCCAATGTCccctaaattacaaaaaaaaaaaaaaaaaaatgtcaatgtctcgcAAGGGCAACATAAAGTGTaatgaattagaaaaaaaatgttagccaCATCTAGCCTATTACCTCAAAAAGGCTAGTCAATTTTGAAGTTTCtctagaatctcttataaagtacagtttcacctaataattaTGTAACTTGAGACTTATCACTCATGGCTATCTTTATATCTACTATATGTGAGTTACTCCTTATCTTCCCAATGTGGAACATAAGTgttacaaaaagacaaaaataaccttaaaaatttgtgaataagacaaaaatctttataaattcgaaaaaaaaaactagaaatatatatatatatatatatatatatatatatatttaaaaaaaaaaaaaagaaaaaaagagaaaaaagatcaTGAGGTGCcacttccttttgtttttgtttttgtttttgttttttttctttttttttctctaatttttttttagaatttttataaAGGTTCTTTTTATCATTGAGGAACATTGCAATTTTTGATAATTACTGAGAGACATTCAATCAGAAATTTGAGGAGGGCCGTTGacaataaaataagagaaatgatactgGTACACATATTTTACAACAATGTTACAACAGCTTACGTGGAAAGTGagtttaaaccttttttttcgttttttgaatttgaatatcaCAGTAGCCTTTTCGTCAAAACCGgttggggggaaatgaaaaatTCCATTTCCCCCAAAGCTGAACGAACGcacccccctctctctctctgaattctCTCCGTACAGTCCCCGTCCCCAGCCCCTCCGCCCGTCGGAAACCGCCGGCCCCAGCCCCGCTCTTtctcccgccggatctgcctcccccagccccgctctctctccTGCCGGATCTGCCGCCcccagccccgctctctctccggccggatctgcctcccccagccccgctctctctcccgccggatctgccCCCCCAGCCCCGCGGtctctcccgccggatctgccgcccccagccccgcggtctctcccgccggatctgccgcccccagccccgcggtctctcccgccggatctgccgcccccagccccgctctctctcccgccggatctgccgcccccagccccgctctctctcccgccggatctgccTGCTTCGTCCGTCGGAAACCGCCGCccgcagcccctctctctctcccgccggatctgccTGCTCCGTCCGTCGGAAACCGCCGGCCCCATCCCCTCTCTCAGTGGCCGGATCTGCCTGCTCCGTCCGTCGGAAACCGCCGCCCCCAGCCCCTCTCTCCCCAGCTCCCTCCGTCTACTTTTGGTTGATTGCTCCGATCTGGTAAGTATATCTGAGCGTTACCTCTCCCTTTTGTAATTTCCATTACTCATCTGCCTGATTACTGATTAACTGCTTCAAAGATTTTTAGATGTATGTTTATATAACATTAGCAAAGGtatgttaaaagaaaataaatgatggTCAGTTATAATTTCATTCGAAAATTTTCTTCGTGACTAGTAATAACGTACAAGCGGCTGTATCAAATGCCTTCAACAATACAACGACGTCCAGACCCAataatttcttcttttgttaCCTCCATTTGCTTTCATTTTGACCAAAAATGGGTCCCTGTGATGTTCCAAGGACCAAGAATAGCGACAAATAACAAAGTCAATCATCAATCATCATGTTCATTGTTCATTTCTCTGACGCTTGAGCTTCAATGTGCTGGCCTGCTTCTTCGAGAGACAAAACCTCCTGCATGAGGGAGCTTAGCTTCGCAACATTCTCTTGATGAATGTGGGAAGGAACCTTTTCTCTGTAGCCAGAAACATTCATCATCTTTGACAGCTTGTCATGTTGCCtgcaagattaaaaaaaaaaaaaaaaaaaactaaccaatCAGCAGGTTAGAACTGGCAGGGTACTTAAAAGATCAAATATTTAGATCCACGTAGTATTATCCATGCTCCGAGATAATACGTTCCATTTTCTGAATAACACCTATTTCTAGGAACGCAATACCCGATTGATTACAgagtaaacaacaaaaaattctcACAACACTCCAAGACGTACCAATAGAAAAACAATCCATTGCCTTTTGTTTATTTGGGTTTGTATGGTTTATTGTTGGCCCATTTGGAAATCATATTTAGGGAGTGGAAACTGGAAAGTTTCAAAAGCTGGAGATGTGTATAATCAATTCAGAAATcttactatttttaatttttatttgagaaatcATTTGGAAAATCAATTCATTGTTGGCCTTTTTACCTTCCCtttttggtggttttttttttttacatgacaATGGATCCGTTTAAGCTGGTAACCCTACTCAATCCAACAGTGCAAATTTAATGGTTTAGctgaattttgagtttttttgtcCCTACCCGATTATAAACTCTTGATTTCTGTAATCCTGAACTGAGCTCAACCCTATTATGAATTCATGTTGAATGTAAATTAGCTTCCTAAATATCTAGTAATTCAACATAGGTGCATGCTTAGGATCTATCAACAATGTTCTTAGAACCCGTTTATGTAAGGCTCTTAAAGCTTCAAGATAATGCCGTTCAGCGGGATCCGAAAAAGGAGGGGGCTATATCTTGCTTGAATGGTCTAAGATTGGGCTTTTGAATGGGCTATATCTTGCTTGAATATGGTTTCATTTACAGGTAGGCATAACTTTTGCAGCACGTAAATATGATCTTAATTCTGCAGTACCTTTCCAAACATCAGATATCTTGAATCTCCAATCTGTAGTGAAAAATTCAGTTCCCATATGATTTTGATCGTAGCTGGCAGGCTTTAATGTTCCCTTGCAAGAGATGACTGATTACATCTTTAAATTATCTTACTAGTTGTTGATAAGATTGATTATAAACTCGGTAATCATGTGTAAGATGAGAAAAGTTAGCTTAAACTAGTGTAAAGTGGGAGAATTTCTTTTCCTGTGGGTATCCATGcaacccttctctctctctgacacACAGTCACACAAATCTAATTTGTACTAAAATGAGAAAAGTTAGCTTAAACTAGTGTAAAGTGggagaataataaaatatcttttCCTGTGGGTATCCATGcaacccttctctctctctgacacACACAGTCACACAAATCTAATTTGTACTATGCTACTGCAGTTAGTGAAATATGGCTCTTTTCTACCATGGCCTTAGCCAAGCAGAACTTGCACTACGGCACATGTCCTGGGCATTGCTCTTGCTAAGTTTGTCATCCGGCCCAGATCACCCTGAATCCCTGATGTTGCAGCAAATACAAACCCATCCTCATTTAATACAAACCCATCCTCCTGTTTGCCCATTTAATACAAACCCATCCTCCTGTTTGCCCATTATAGGCCATGTTAGTTTGTACTTTTGtcttgtttttgtgttttgcttTCACTATAAATACcctaacaaataattaaaaatgaatattttgataaaacattttttattgtaagaatattttgataagggcaagattattattattattgttatttttttttttttttgtgtaggcccGAAAAAATGTCAGTAAATAGTGATGCGTCAATACCCCATCCATTATGTTACTGTGGAGTGCATGCACGTTTAAGGTACTCATGGACTAGTGACAACCCCGGAAGAAAGTGGTACGGTTGTATAAAGTATAAggtaattttcaaataaattatttgtgctTTATGTTTTCCTTAGTAATTTATGACATTTACTATTATATTTTAACGCAGAAAGATggggattgtgatttttttatgtGGGCTGATAACCGAATGACTTCTTATGAGAAGAGATTGGAGGAACATATGAGAGACATAGAGGAAGGGAGACGGGCTGATATTGAGAAAGTTGAGAAGATGACAATGGCCAATATTGACAGACTTGAGAAACTAATTGAAACAAGACACAACGAACAATATGAGAGACTTCGGTTGGAGTTTGGTCTTAATAGAAAGATGTTTTGGGCAGCAGTAGTTGTAATCATTTTGGgcattgtaatttattttagtAGTTATAGCAGTTCTGAAGTTAGCTACTTGATGTTAGAATGAAAGATGAAAACATTATTAGGTTAAAAATTGTCATTGTcaaatattttatgttcttaTTAGTTTCAGAATAGAAGTGGTTGAAGGAAACCTTACTTTTGCCACTTGGATTTCCTCATATATTATGATTGACACGTCTATTTAAATGCTATTTAACATCTCTTTTCTATAGTAGTAGATATGTAAGTGCATTAGCAACTTTAAATCTGAAGGAGGAGAATTATTTCCACCAAACAAGAATTATTTCCACCAAAAAACAACTAAGGATGATGATTTTGACCAAAGACAAAAGTGCTTGGATGGTGATTGGTCTTTTCCTGATTTCTCTTACCATACATTTTCTTCAACAAACAACAGAAAATGGGGCATCCTATTTTGCCACTAATTTCCACGTTTCTATCCACCTTTTGTAGCAGACAAAGCTCTATTTTCATTCATACAAGCAAAGGCTCATCAGTTAAAGAGAACCATAAAGTGACAAAAGTGGGTCACATAAATTCATATAAAAGCTTCTCTACAACAAACCCTCCCCAATTAGACTTGCTCCTCTGCAATTTAGAAGCTGGATTCTATCATAGGAACTGACCCACCAGCTGCCACAATTTGTTGCTCAAGCTGCaatcatttttgaaaaacaataaatacaaGCAATAGCTATTCAAACATGAAATCTGGATTTATAATATGGACCGgtactgatatatatatatttcgtcCACTTTTAGGAGTGAACCTCACACCTTTGTCCACAGAACCAATTTTCATACCATTAATATTGGAAGTAACTTCAATTGCCCCTCTAAACTTAAATGAATCATCTCCAACTTTTGAAAGCTCCAAGCAGGTGTTTCTTTGGGACTTTCTCATAGAAGAGCATAATGGATTCCCAGCAAATGGACTCATGCTTTCACTGTGCATTCCATCCATATCACAGGTGCTGACATTAGTGAATCGAGGTGGACTCTGCAAAAATGCACCCAATGATGCTGCTTCAACTTCCTCACTAGTTTCACTGGAGGGAACTTGCAGCAAGCCCATCACTATATTTGCAAACAACTAATGCGTATCCTGATTTCTAAAAATGCTTAATGACTTGAGCATTCTCCATTCAGATTTCTAATCAACACAGAACCAGTTATCTTCAATCTAATGAACACATGAAATTGTCGCTCCAAATCCTATCAGTATAACAATTAATTAAGTCCTACAGCATATTCTCCACATATTCTGCTACAACCACGAACACAAGTCTTACAACAATGTATCTCAAATCAGGAGAGAAGCCAATACTATGTGTCAACAACAGGCATCCACATTTCTAACATTTCAACTCCCACTCCCTTAAAAGGATGTAAACAGAAACTATAACACCTTCTAGACATCCAAAAATCACGAGTAGCACAGACCTTCTGACCTCCACACCAGCATATATGGCTCATGGTTGCCGAAAGAATCAATGCATATGCCTGAAACAAAATATTGGAATCAAGAGATTAGTTTAGCGCCACATATGATTCTTGTATTGACACAGCCAGAGCCATTTGAACTAcatttttcattaatcaaattCTCACAAACCATTAAATTCTAGATTGATCAGCTCATTAATCAAATTCTCACAAACCATATAATTTATATCTAAATATAAACTATTTAGATATTAAGATATAATATATTGGAtgggattatatatatagcaaactAAACAACAATTATGGAAAATCAAAGAACAATAAGAACGGAAAATTACCTGAAAGAATCAATATAAGTAGATACTGTACTGACATCAAGAATTCTGGTTCATGTACACGCTGAGCTCCAGAGATTATCTCCTCAGCTAAGGGAGAAGGAACAGAACAAATTAAGAtcaattacccaaaaaaaaaaaaaaaatagatcaagtAAACAATAAGCAGGGAATTTCAACACGCACAGCACATTCTactattttccaaaaaattacaTGCACGTACCCTTGTTGACACAGGTACCTCAGGGCAATCATACAACACACCATATAACATATTACatagaaaagataataaatagGCATCCAAGGATATGGGAATAAACATGTACATACCAAGTTTGATGAACAAAACAGATATGACCCCTAAAATATGCTCATTTGATTTAACTGCGAGAGGCATATGATTTTTAAGCAAAAACAGTACCAACTTGCTCGCTGCCTTGATAACAGCCGAGCCTTTAAAAGAAGTAAAAACCTTCTCAAGATAATCTTGAGCACATCTCCTAACCTGCATTGAAGCaatcaaaatatcaataaaCCACTTATTAACTTGctttaaaattttctacaaacgaTCATTGCACTAATTAATCAACATATTCCGCATTCTATACACATAAACTGTCCATTGGTGCAAACCTTGCTGCAGCACCCAAAACCTGCAATCACCCAAGACAATCGTCaactacaaacaaacaaatttaaataaaaactaatataaATGATCTAGTTGCGGTGCACAGAAGGCAATATTATGAACACAAACCTTTGTCCATGTATCTGTTGTAAAGCTCAATCAATTGGGTGTAGTTCGTATCTGAAAACCCACTGTATATTCAAAATCAACCAAccaaaatgtaaagaaaaaaaaaataacataaaaaagaaaatagcatacaccatccaaaattgacctacatctCTTTAGCTAGTACACAACATATATGAACATCAtataagaaccaaaaaaaaaaattacaataaaa is a window of Alnus glutinosa chromosome 4, dhAlnGlut1.1, whole genome shotgun sequence DNA encoding:
- the LOC133866704 gene encoding cytochrome P450 78A7-like; translated protein: MELTSSMDWSWCLFALPAVVESQNLFCLVFFSIFIALFSVTFLTWAFSTGGFAWKDGRNQMGQVPIPGPRGLPLFGSLFSLSQGLAHRTLARMASSSRATQLMAFSLGSTPAVITSDPKIAREILTSPHFANRPIKQSAKTLMFTRAIGFAPNGTYWRLLRRIASAHLFASKRIAAHEAGRQIDCATMLRAIANEQSLHGLVSLRKHLQAAALSNIMGTVFGKRYNLTCENAEAEELHEIVREGFELLGSFNWSDYLPWLSYFYDPFHINERCSALVPRVRKLVKKIIDEHRHVGSSRLSDNSDFVHVLLSLEGDEKLEEDDMVAVLWEMIFRGSDTTALLTEWVMAELVLNNDAQNKLHHELDFLVGNKNVTDADVAKLPYLQAVIKETLRLHPPGPLLSWARMSTSDVNLSNGMVVPANTTAMVNMWSVTHDPKVWEDPLVFKPERFLKSEGGADVDPRGGDLRLAPFGAGRRVCPGKNLGLVTVSLWVAKLVHQFKWVQDKANPVGLTEILKLSCEMKNPLFAVAVPRNGFATTQKNLGEE
- the LOC133865497 gene encoding uncharacterized protein LOC133865497; this encodes MSVNSDASIPHPLCYCGVHARLRYSWTSDNPGRKWYGCIKYKKDGDCDFFMWADNRMTSYEKRLEEHMRDIEEGRRADIEKVEKMTMANIDRLEKLIETRHNEQYERLRLEFGLNRKMFWAAVVVIILGIVIYFSSYSSSEVSYLMLE